Proteins encoded by one window of Haematobia irritans isolate KBUSLIRL chromosome 2, ASM5000362v1, whole genome shotgun sequence:
- the Kdm5 gene encoding lysine demethylase 5, with product MSTKVSGNQDSGSSSSSSSPAASTSVIGSNGSTTPARRLRTRTSTSGNLSGSESAQKKHATNAEASACFNNSNDDKSNSSKKYHNSCPQPTSSSRKEKNHFQPHSSSTFNMNKTEEFNFDTPLECPVFKPTPEEFKNPLAYISKIRPIAEKCGIAKILPPESWSPPFAVDVDKLKFTPRVQRLNELEAKTRVKLNFLDQIAKFWELQGSSLKIPMVERKALDLYTLHRMVQEEGGMEQTTKERKWAKVANRMSYPSSKSVGATLKAHYERILHPFEVYTSGKVLGQSGTTTTTPDVKMEDGTDYKAHEIPTRQQIAPPNENNARRSKRFANSSASCGLGTTRTPFKTETKEDFKRDLMSCFNASVAPNATRANGGNGGNGISNAIQKKPSTPNTAVADPLMKYICHICNRGDVEESMLLCDGCDDSYHTFCLLPPLSSIPKGEWLCPRCVVEEVSKPTEAFGFEQAEREYTLQQFGQMADQFKMDYFRKPVHLVPTELVEREFWRIVSSIDEDVTVEYGADLHTMDHGSGFPTKSSLYLLPGDQEYAESSWNLNNLPLLEDSILGHINADISGMNAPWMYVGMCFAAFCWHNEDHWSYSINYLHWGEPKTWYGVPGSCAEQFEETMKQAAPELFASQPDLLHQLVTIMNPNILMNNRVPVYRTDQNAGEFVITFPRAYHAGFNQGYNFAEAVNFAPADWLKMGRECINHYSMLRRFCVFSHDELVCKMALEPAKLTFGIATACYIDMAEMVDSEKKLRKSLLEWGVTRAERKAFELIPDDERHCQECNTTCFLSAVSCECTKAIVCLRHYTVLCTCAPEKHTLLYRYTLDEMPLMLQKLKSKAQSFERWLSRCRDIVDANTPTSVTLQELQELCKEAEVKKFPSSLLIDRLNAAVLEAEKCVTVIQQLGINKVRTRSDNNLEAAQYKLTMEELELFVQEIDNLCCTIDEGVSVRELLVLGKNFLERTEEVLKLPLEAVEESELESIIGEGNSLRIELPQIQHLIMRHKQFKWYRRSQGLRAGTSKLTYEDIKNLLNVAAAEIAPTEPVIDKEVRKLQEIGASIEAWESQANKYFNCTVQRYELEEIDQFLKTAVDIEGQVPSYALLKDALKKAKDWLRSVEQLQANDHFPYCHTLEAIVARGSNIPIKLEELIGMQGHIKSAHDWKENTEKAFLKRNTFYSLLEVLMPRAEPVIIDSDLKKPFEEDFVKEMNPAQIVDSFKLAEEKELQDMRDLRRQNMDKKPSSDEYCLCKASFHGVMFNCQLCKDWFHEDCVPPPSQLRGTCQVEDGPHLKWLCPSCVRSKRPRLETILPLLVSLQTLPIRLPEDEALRCLAERAMNWQDRARKALGCPDVTAALEVIAAQQRNKPKKRKSGKSVGSEQKPRRSSHRTSKDGSDNADSDDEYRLHIVEENFSNDDEEEGETTAIEEMGSADNSHSVQKLISESDARNLEELMMEGDLLEVSLDESNELWRVLSIIRPPNSEAATLVERHQQMLKQQNHNHPKPPSSVNSAAEDSNDSLLVQSSPNSTSNSGNGRHSSAAVKKRRSLEPATGCPVPRKKVATPNKQSTSSSSASNSTSAKKSYRKSECSLKTSDENSENFTPTKQSNGSSQTNNLSIGSQKKHRKRVGNNNNSNNTSSASQKKSSQRAQMTQQDDDEEECRAENCHKPTGREVDWVQCDGGCNEWFHMYCVGLNRSQIKADDDYICIRCSKNVTVAVSSGITSTMTSQQKGRSQATR from the exons ATGTCAACCAAAGTGTCTGGAAATCAAGATAGTGGCAGCAGCAGCTCTTCAAGCAGTCCAGCTGCATCAACTTCAGTTATCGGCAGCAATGGGTCAACAACACCTGCAAGGCGTCTTCGTACAAGAACGTCAACTAGTGGAAATCTTAGCGGAAGTGAATCCGCACAGAAGAAACACGCCACAAACGCAGAAGCATCTGCATGTTTCAACAACAGCAATGACGATAAATCGaattccagtaaaaaatatcacaatagTTGCCCACAACCAACCAGCAGTTCTAGAAAAGAAAAGAACCATTTTCAACCGCATAGTTCAAGCACTTTTAATATGAATAAAACAGAAGAGTTTAATTTTGACACACCGCTTGAATGCCCGGTTTTTAAACCTACTCCAGAGGAATTCAAAAATCCGTTGgcttatataagtaaaattcgaCCTATTGCTGAAAAATGTggaattgctaaaattttgcctCCTGAATCATGGTCGCCACCATTTGCAGTTGATGtagataaattaaaattcacaCCTCGAGTTCAGCGTCTCAATGAATTGGAAGCAAAAACTCgtgtcaaattaaatttcctggATCAGATTGCAAAGTTCTGGGAATTGCAAGGATCTTCACTAAAAATTCCAATGGTGGAGAGAAAAGCTTTAGATTTGTATACGCTACATCGTATGGTGCAAGAAGAGGGAGGTATGGAACAaacaacaaaggaaagaaaatggGCTAAAGTGGCTAATCGAATGTCGTACCCCTCGAGTAAAAGCGTTGGGGCTACGTTAAAAGCACATTACGAACGAATATTACATCCCTTTGAGGTATATACTTCGGGAAAGGTTCTTGGCCAATCTGGGACAACCACAACGACTCCAGATGTAAAAATGGAAGATGGCACGGACTATAAAGCTCATGAAATTCCTACACGTCAGCAGATAGCTCCACCAAATGAAAATAATGCCCGTCGTTCCAAACGTTTTGCAAATTCAAGTGCTAGTTGTGGTCTAGGGACGACAAGAACGCCCTTTAAGACGGAAACGAAGGAAGATTTCAAAAGGGATTTAATGAGTTGTTTCAATGCGTCCGTTGCTCCAAACGCAACAAGAGCAAATGGAGGaaatggaggaaatggaatttcGAACGCAATACAGAAAAAACCTTCCACCCCGAACACAGCAGTTGCTGATCCTTTAATGAAGTATATTTGCCATATATGCAACCGCGGCGACGTAGAGGAATCGATGCTTCTTTGCGATGGATGTGATGACTCATACCACACTTTTTGTTTGTTGCCACCGCTTTCCAGTATCCCAAAAG GTGAGTGGCTTTGTCCCCGATGTGTAGTGGAGGAAGTTAGCAAACCAACAGAAGCATTTGGATTCGAACAGGCGGAACGCGAATATACATTACAACAGTTTGGACAAATGGCCGATCAATTTAAAATGGACTATTTTAGGAAACCAGTGCATTTGGTACCTACTGAATTAgtggaacgcgaattttggcgaATTGTGTCTTCTATTGACGAGGACGTAACCGTTGAATATGGCGCAGACCTCCACACAATGGACCACGGATCAGGTTTCCCGACTAAAAGTTCTCTTTATTTGTTGCCCGGAGACCAAGAATATGCTGAGTCTAGCtggaatttaaataatttaccaCTGCTAGAAGACTCAATCCTTGGACATATAAATGCCGACATAAGTGGTATGAATGCACCTTGGATGTATGTAGGAATGTGTTTTGCGGCATTCTGTTGGCACAATGAAGATCATTGGAGTTATTCCATAAATTATTTGCATTGGGGAGAACCTAAAACGTGGTACGGAGTACCCGGAAGTTGTGCAGAACAATTCGAAGAAACTATGAAGCAGGCAGCACCAGAATTATTTGCATCTCAACCAGATTTACTTCATCAATTAGTGACCATAATGAATCCTAACATATTGATGAACAACCGAGTTCCAGTTTATCGCACAGATCAAAATGCTGGAGAATTTGTAATAACTTTCCCTCGAGCATACCACGCAGGCTTCAATCAAGGATACAATTTTGCAGAAGCtgttaattttgctcctgcagatTGGCTCAAAATGGGGCGAGAATGTATTAACCATTACTCTATGCTTCGaagattttgtgttttttcCCATGATGAATTGGTATGTAAAATGGCTCTAGAACCAGCAAAACTAACATTCGGCATAGCAACAGCATGCTACATAGACATGGCAGAAATGGTGGACTCTGAAAAGAAACTGCGTAAATCGCTTCTTGAATGGGGTGTTACAAGAGCAGAGCGTAAAGCCTTTGAACTAATACCAGACGATGAACGCCATTGCCAAGAATGTAATACCACATGTTTCCTTTCAGCGGTTTCTTGCGAGTGCACGAAAGCTATAGTTTGTTTACGGCACTACACTGTACTTTGCACATGTGCACCTGAAAAGCATACACTGCTATACCGTTACACTCTCGATGAAATGCCACTCATGTTGCAAAAGTTAAAGTCAAAAGCGCAAAGTTTCGAGAGGTGGTTATCACGTTGCCGCGACATTGTTGATGCAAATACTCCCACGTCCGTAACTCTGCAAGAACTTCAGGAACTTTGCAAAGAAGCGGAAGTGAAGAAATTTCCCTCATCGCTTCTAATTGATCGCCTGAATGCAGCTGTTTTAGAAGCTGAGAAATGTGTAACCGTGATACAGCAACTAGGCATAAATAAA GTTCGAACTCGATCTGATAATAATTTGGAAGCAGCTCAGTACAAACTCACAATGGAAGAGCTTGAGCTCTTTGTTCAAGAAATTGATAATCTGTGTTGCACAATTGACGAAGGAGTTTCGGTTCGTGAACTTTtagttttgggaaaaaattttttggaacgcACAGAAGAAGTTTTGAAATTGCCATTAGAAGCGGTGGAAGAATCTGAGTTGGAGTCGATAATCGGAGAAGGGAATTCTTTGCGTATAGAACTTCCCCAAATACAACATTTAATTATGCGACATAAGCAGTTTAAGTGGTATCGACGTTCACAAGGACTTCGCGCTGGTACCTCAAAACTGACATATGaggatattaaaaatttattaaacgtaGCTGCTGCGGAAATTGCACCCACGGAGCCAGTAATTGACAAAGAGGTTAGAAAATTACAGGAAATCGGAGCGTCAATTGAAGCTTGGGAAAGCCAGGCCAATAAGTATTTTAATTGCACAGTACAGCGATATgaattggaagaaatcgatcaGTTCCTTAAAACAGCTGTGGATATTGAGGGACAAGTGCCTTCATATGCATTATTGAAGGATGCTTTAAAAAAGGCAAAGGATTGGCTTCGATCTGTCGAACAGCTACAAGCCAACGACCACTTCCCCTACTGTCATACTCTTGAAGCTATAGTAGCTCGAGGTTCTAATATTCCCATTAAACTTGAAGAGCTTATAGGAATGCAAGGACATATCAAAAGCGCACACGACTGGAAAGAAAATACGGAGAAAGCTTTCTTAAAAAGAAATACGTTTTACTCATTGTTAGAAGTGTTGATGCCCAGAGCAGAGCCCGTGATAATAGATTCCGATTTGAAAAAGCCTTTtgaagaagattttgttaaagaaatgaACCCAGCGCAAATAGTAGATTCATTTAAACTAGCGGAAGAAAAAGAGTTGCAAGATATGAGAGACCTTAGAAGGCAGAATATGGATAAAAAGCCATCAAGCGACGAATATTGCCTGTGCAAAGCCTCGTTCCATGGAGTAATGTTCAATTGTCAGCTGTGCAAGGATTGGTTTCATGAAGACTGTGTGCCGCCGCCGTCGCAGTTGCGTGGCACATGCCAAGTGGAAGATGGGCCACATCTGAAATGGTTGTGTCCATCATGCGTACGTTCGAAGAGACCGCGCTTAGAAACAATATTACCCCTTCTTGTTTCATTACAAACTCTACCTATTCGATTGCCCGAGGATGAAGCATTGCGCTGTCTTGCTGAACGGGCGATGAATTGGCAGGATAGGGCACGTAAAGCACTAGGATGTCCCGATGTAACAGCTGCTCTAGAAGTTATCGCTGCACAGCAGCGCAACAAGCCGAAAAAACGTAAAAGTGGCAAATCAGTTGGGTCTGAACAAAAACCACGGCGCAGCAGCCATCGGACCTCCAAAGATGGTTCAGACAATGCTGATTCCGATGACGAGTATCGTTTACATATTGTTGAAGAAAACTTTAGTAACGATGATGAAGAAGAAGGAGAGACTACTGCTATTGAAGAAATGGGAAGCGCGGACAATAGTCACAGTGTGCAGAAACTTATATCTGAAAGCGATGCCAGGAATCTGGAGGAGCTAATGATGGAAGGCGATCTTTTGGAAGTATCGCTTGATGAATCTAATGAACTCTGGCGTGTTTTGTCTATTATAAGGCCTCCCAATTCTGAAGCAGCTACATTAGTAGAACGCCACCAACAAATGTTAAAACAACAGAATCATAATCACCCCAAACCGCCCTCCAGTGTCAATTCAGCTGCTGAAGATTCCAATGACAGCCTTTTAGTGCAAAGTAGTCCCAATAGCACTAGTAATAGCGGAAATGGCAGACATTCGAGTGCAGCCGTAAAGAAACGTAGGTCTCTTGAACCTGCCACGGGGTGTCCGGTTCCTAGGAAGAAAGTCGCAACTCCGAACAAACAATCTACATCTTCCTCGTCTGCATCGAATAGTACATCTGCTAAGAAGTCGTACAGGAAATCCGAGTGTTCATTGAAAACATCTGATGAAAACTCTGAAAATTTCACACCAACAAAACAGTCTAACGGTAGTtcccaaacaaataatttatcaATTGGTTCACAGAAAAAACACAGAAAACGCGTTGGTAATAACAACAATAGTAATAATACTAGTTCTGCAAGTCAAAAGAAAAGCTCTCAAAGAGCTCAAATGACCCAGCAGGACGATGATGAGGAAGAATGCCGAGCAGAAAATTGTCACAAACCAACTGGTAGAGAAGTGGATTGGGTTCAGTGTGATGGGGGCTGTAACGAATGGTTCCATATGTATTGTGTTGGACTTAATCGAAGTCAAATAAAAGCTGACGACGACTACATCTGTATACGTTGTTCAAAGAATGTGACTGTTGCAGTATCCAGTGGAATTACGTCAACTATGACATCTCAACAAAAAGGCCGATCACAAGCCACACGATAA